Genomic DNA from Rana temporaria chromosome 1, aRanTem1.1, whole genome shotgun sequence:
aatatatgtattattatttatttattaaacgtATTCATTTGTTTGTGACAGTACAGTGAGGGGAGTGATTCCCCACAACAATGGAGCCAAGCATGAGGACCCGCGTCCTGTGCCTTGTATCGCACGCCGCACACTGGCGTAGCAATGCAGGGGGAGCGAGGTCCTGGCTCATTTAAaattatgtaatttatttatttattatatacatttattttatttaattattcattgagatttgaatatttaaattatttaatttatttatttaaattttgattATTTAGAATATTTCATTCAATTATTGGAAACCTGaaggaaaagaaaatatatatatttatttatatattttgatctCGACTTGGAATgatgtactgccatctagtggtcgaAATGAGATCTCTCATCCTCCTGTGAGgttacactgccatctactggctgcaaatatgaaggaacagcagcaggttccTGACGAGATTTCAgctccagaggcgaagtctcgcgagactacggcctctggagtcTCTATTGGTCCGAGGGGTGAGGGACGGAGCGGTCGATGAGAATTGCTCTTTCCCGTCCCGCTCggagactgggggagggggggggggcgcctccCGTTACCGAGAGAGGCACCGTTGTGACGGCGAGGAGCGGCCGCGGCGGAAAATCCGCCCCCCAACCTAAACTGTATGCATTGAAATGGATTGTAGGAGTGAGGCAAGGTTCGTTCCCTCACTCATACAAGATTATCACTGTGAGGGGAGAAACTCCCCACTACAAGACTAGACATGCGGAACCGCATTCCAAGCCCTGCCCCGCACGCCGCACACTGTCGGAGTGATGCAGggggggagaagaagggaggtaggaaaaaaagCGCCAATGTGTTtaaatggcgccgtcctacctccagtcagaaacTGTGCCGAGTGTGCTAGAGCGCACAGCCCAACCGGGAGCCGGGAATGGAGTACAAAGCAAGgggacaaacaaagaaaaaacgagCAACGGGTTTTCAGAGAATAACCATTAAAAAGCGCAATAATGAGCTCAATAATTGTACAAAAATGTACACAGTAGCGGAGAGCTGCGTCCCCTACAAAAGGATGTTACATACCAAACGACATccataaaattacatttaaaattaacattaaattaaaatacaataaataaaggcGCACCGTAGATAGTGAAAAACTAtccacaatgccacagatgtctaTATTATACATCAGATATTAAAGAACAAACACATTGGAATACttatctctgccatgagcagaaagaaagaggaataggttacctcagacagtcccttatatagattacggtctaggaggggctacgttggcccagggactgctgggaagggtagttctttgaattttttaagttacaataaatgttttactgtatttctgctatgagcattagtaaagaaagataatgcataagatatgagcctcctgtctgatatataatttacAATTAAACTGCTTCTCATCCAAACTcattgaggcttggttcacattggtgTGATGCGggaaaccctgcaaatccactgcatcaCACCTGACTCGCAGCCTTATGTGAACCACTGGGAGTGTCAAAACAAAGATGATGACACCTCCAGAATGGTATCGTAGTGCGAACTGTAGATTCTGATAGGAATCGAATTGCATTGGTGTGCTGTGCGACATCGTATGTGAACTGTGCCTCAGGCTCAGTTCacattggtgcactttcagacatTACATGTGATTCATGCCGCACTACTGTGCAAATCGCATGCGATGAAAATTCAGCCATagcttgtatggctgaatttgcattgcattcgGACCAGAGTCATGCAGGAGCCTTTTTTTTGGCACCAGAATCGGATGGCATGGGTGTTCACGCTCTCAGATTCCTGTCTGAATTGACAGTTCACACTGCAATATGAGAGaccgatttgggggtgtcattaactttgacaCTCCTAGCGGTTCGCATAAAGGCAGTGTGACCTGCCTGCGAGTCAGGTGCAATGTGGGAACTCGCAGGGTTTCCCGCATCACGCCAATGTGAACCGAGCCCGAGTGCCCACGCTGCTCCTTCTTCTCTTCCCACAAGGCAGAGGCAGCAGTGAGGGCCATTGTCTCCTGATTTCAGTTTTATCCTGTGAGGGGTGGGACTGGGCcatagttagggttgccacctcatgcctttaaacccgaacatatGAGGTGCTGAAGCTCATTTATTGCAAATaaagcaccaagtgagtttaccaccttaaaggagttctctgacctaaaacttttaacccccgctgtgcccgggctgtaaaactatactaaataaactttcacttacctgcctacgatcccccgttgttccgatatcgccgtcccgttctccggtcccggtctcttccgcttcctgtgtgtcggtgactcatagtgcgctcagcctatcagcggccgcagcaatgtcccgtcgcggccgctgataggctgagcgcactatgagtcaccgacacacaggaagcggaagagaccgggaccggagaacgggacggcgatatcggaacaacgggggatcgtaggcaggtaagtgaaagtttattttgtatagttttacagcccgggcacagcgggggttaaaagttttaggtcagagaactcctttaatcagccacagaacttgtgtaattaatatgtttggttttaggctaggttcacactgctgcgaattcaaaattttgcgatttttacagtgatttcacggccgcgatttcagggaatgccagtctatagagctaaatttgcatcgcacatggatcaaactcgcacaggacccttttttcctgcagcttatattcgcaacgcattgatgtgaacagcaCTAATGTTAAGCTATGTAAATTTAAATGACTTGTGAATTTGAGAAATCAcaatagaattcgcagcagtgggAACCTAGCCATAAAGGGATGTGGTAGCAACCCTAGCCATAccgtgtgtgtctatggacacacacagcctaGCTCAGGAGCGAACCCACAAGTCTACCACCATAGCAAGCGCTTGCTATGTGGCAGACGCACAAGAGGCGGAGGTTCGAGGTCACTGCGCGAGTAAATAACGTTATTTTAAGAAAAGAAAGCTGCACCTTTAGAACAGCTTTAAATTCAACTAGGGTAAGTGCTTGGAATTTCTTGGTAGCCTCATGCAAACCTTTGTGCACAGGCACCTGGAGTTTGACAGGCAAGTGTCGCAGTACACATGTGCTGATACTAGAAAGTAGATGCCACAACTACACAGTCCATTCAGCAAGTAGGGGATTATGCTCTGTACTGTGTGGTAGAGGTGTCTGGATTATAATACTGGCCTCCTACGAGTGCGTTTAgcttaaaaattaccttttagtTTGAATCTACAGTCGGCTGTGAGTGTGTAtactaaaacaaacattacaggttCCTTTTATAGCAATGTATTTTCCAAAGTTCTGCTTTTGCATAGGATACAATTCTATGTTCAACTGAACTTTCAATTAATCAGCCCAAATTATTCCaattgcaataaaataaaaaggtgtaGAAAGTcttgtgatttatttttaaagtaactacagcctaatgctggccatacactccacggaAAATCGTCCAAAAGAACTTTCGAAAAACTAAAGTTCTTTCGTGAGTGCAAACGATAGTGCAATCATGTAATGGGCGAttaatcgttcagtggacataaaaaaaaaaaaaaaaaaaatggttcgtttttttttacatatacctagtgcagaaagttcggacgggaacacattaaccttccgatttatcgttcgttcggcagaaaatttccaaacttgtccttcgttttttcggctcaaaaacgtccaaacAATTtttgattttgtgcccattaactggccgaaaaacgaaGGATCTTTCTTTACGaccgaattttcgtatagtgtatggccagcattaataTAAAAATGTTTCCTCTGCAGAGAAGGGCCCTTTCTCTCTGAAGAAGCAGTCTCCCTGCAGAAGGCATGAGCTCCAACTCTGCAGAAAGACCATTCTTCCAGAGTCCTTCTCTTTAACATACTGGCAGGGGAAAGGCTTTTCTGCTCCGGCTATAGCTACTTTCTAAGTTTTTAAATTGTAGGCTCTGAGAAGGCCCCTCggtttcctcctgtattgtaatgttttccccaaccttgtaaagcactgcacaaactgttggcactatataaatcctgtataataatacatcTGGACATTTCCCACTGAAAGTTTGAgctttaaagtagatctaaactaCCAGGAGGAATCTTAAAATGTTGGGTTCCCTGTAGCttttgccataatgtgctagtacagTATATGCAGCATATTAGCACAATATGGCCAACGTTTACACTTGCAGAAAACCATTCCGGCAGGGAGAAACATCCATACAGTCTCTGGCCAAAAAAGAAAAGTCTGTCAGGGTTTTGTTACAGTTTCACTTTAAAGGAAACATCAGGCCAAAGCTctattggccatacttctcctgtgggtcacaagAGTACACTTCGTTCTGCACTCAACCAACAGCAGGCTAAAGTGTGTCGGTCAGACTCTGAAGGGATCCCAACTTTAATGTCAGAGGATCCACCCAAATGCCTAACCGGCAGCTTACTCAGTCTCTCAACCCACTGCTGAGAGACTGAGGCAGCTGCTCCTACCCCTCCACAGTCCAGTGCTGGAGGGACAGAGCTGATGACTGACTGCCACTGCCCTCTTTTCGCctctaagaccaagaactgagtgatcagtggtcttAGAGGTGACAGCTACGAAAAGTatgattgcatttaaaaaaaaaaaaaaaaaacttttaatagtgtcacttttatgcctattacaaggaatgtaaacagccCTTGTAATAGAAgaaatatttacactaaaatgcaatatttttttttaaagtcccgtTAAGAGCCATGGGCGAAAGAAATGTTTTGTTgttgcttctgccctgcaatggtatgggaCGGGTGGAGGCCattttcccctcactcatctccatacctaaCAGGAGGCGATCGCCGgcagctccggtaagtggcgggggTCCTCTCCCACCGCTaataagtgatcttgcggcgaatctgccacagaaaccacttttatctgaaagcagaccgcccactgaagaagaggataccggggttatgatagctagctgctgccaaaaCTATACTCTCAAAGTACGGACGTACAACGACGGCGGGCGTAAGTGGATAAGGCCCACTGTCCTTAGGTTTACAGCAGATAGCTTTTCCTCTTAAGGGGTAGCTGCATAATTTAAGGCTACAGTTTTCAATACCGATAGCCTAACCCGATTATAGTAGGAAAATGATTCCACTTGCATTTCATAGTTCCTAGACAGATATATTTACATACTAGTATGAATTTGCTTTTCCCCTAAAAATCCTTGCAGTAAATATAGTCAATTATAGAAAGGCATCCCCCAACAAAACTAGCTttacatcaagagaatgccaatgTGCTGCCTTCCCACagtttatttattgcattttgcaGTTATTATACATGACCAAATTTACTGCACCAACTCGCAATGCAAGTTATCATGCGTTATCCATCCATAGGTCACATAAGCTGGTATCCAAGCAATTCCGGCAATCCATTTTCACAAATTCTCTGAAATTCCAAGAAATACAATTTCataactagttttttttttgtgcaattcccAGGACAGCCATGTCACTCCAGAGGTCATCGATCATCTAGAGCGGTTAGCACTTGTAGACTTCCGGAATCAAGAGGGAGTAATGCGCCTGCAGAGTGCAGTTAATTTTGCAAATCAGCTCCACAGTGTGAACACCGATGGCATAGAGCCACTTGTCTCTGTGTTAGAGGACAGGTAAGCATCAACAGCTCGATTGGGACAGTTGGTTCATGTACATAATGACCATCTTGTTTTCTTCCTGTAGGGCATTGTATATAAGAAGTGATACGGTTACATCTGGCAGTTGCTCAGAAAAACTACTTCAGAACGCCAGCTCAGTAGTTGAAGATTATTTTGTAGCGCCtccaggtataaaaaaaaaaaaaaaaacttgagattGGCAAAAtgcttatatttaaaaaaaaacacacaataatgTTCGTTCTACCAACAGGAAATATTCCCTTACCCCAGAAGGAAAATAACTACGTATCCTCCAAAGGAGATGACTGAAGGGGAAAACAGGCAAAGAATACACCTTTTGGAAATCTCACTGTTTTATTAGGACAGCTACAGATGTTTACTTTAACTGAAACACTTtcataataaaaaggaaaaaataaacacatacaaACTTGATTGAGGAGGATTAAAAGTTATTTCAAATAATATCGTTCTAACAAATTGAGGGGGAAAAGGTCTATATATAAAGGACAAACATGTACCTTCCCTTATGTTTGCCCCGTGCCACAACATtccacattttagttttttttatacccCATAGAGCCATCATTCACTGTCACTGCACACTTATGCAAAGAACATCAGACCAGGCACAATACCGTCTGTTGCCTTTTAAAAGATGACAAAACGTAAAAGAAAACAAGTACATCTGATGCAAAGATCAcactttcctttaaaaaaaagaaagaaaaaaaaaaaattaaaaataaaaagtagggGCAGAAATAATGGTATAAAAGATAATGAACTCCATCAGTTGTGGAATGTAAGAGCAGATGGTCTTCAGATTTGATTTTATAGAAAGTGTCCCTGTGTGGCAGCTCAGTACTGTCGGAAGGGGGAGGCATAACGAGGAGAACGACGAGCTTGATAAGGAGAATCACGACCTCTAGAACGGGAACGGGAGCGGGATCTGGATCGCGAGTAACTGGCATTTCTTTCTGCACACACGCGAATATAAGAAGTTTCACCCTACAAGAGAAAAATAAGGTTATACACGATCAACTGcatgcattgttttgtttttttgtggtaatgcaGCCACCGCTTACTTCATGAGACCGAAATTTAGTGTCATCCAGTTTCCTCAAAGCGTATTCCATGTCTTCTTTGCGTATAAATTCCACTATTCCCATTCCATCTTTGTGTACATCAGCATAACAGACATCTCCAGCTTCTCTCATATGATCCTTCAAATCCTGCCAGCTCCCTGATGGCGGAAGACCTACAATATAGATTATAAAAAAGCTGGTCTTTAATCACAAGGAATCTCTACATTCACAGTATTATAGGATTAATATGTAAAGTAGACCTGGGACAGACAATGGGCAAGGCCATTTGACCACCTTCCTGTTATGCAGACTCGCAGGCATCACTGAACTTGTATGCACATTGGAGAAGGTAGAAGACACCAAACACATCCTAGCTCAGCAACACAAGTACCAAAGCAAAAAGGCATGATAGCCTGTCAACTAGCACTTTCAAAAGGAAAGGTCAGGAAtgcttactagggttgtcccgataccagtatcggtaccgagtatttgcgggagccTATCGCAAATCCGCCGCTACCGCGTTAATCGCCGTGCGGCGAACATTGCAGgcatctttagtttgaatagctgttttgcccgccgcgcatagacactcccccttggacggatctgtccaatcccgagcaaggtggagtgtcctttacacggcgtggcggggaaaacagctattcaaacgaaagctgcctgtactGTTCGCCGCacagtgattaacgcggcggcatcatcattaggtatgggggacatggctgcatatgggggacgacgacgacatggctgcatatgggggacgacgacgacgacatggctgcatatgggggggggggggcgacgacgacatggctgcatatggggggggggggacgggcgacatggctgcatatgggggggacgggcgacatggctgcatatgggggggacgggCGACATATGGAACgggcgacatggctgcatatgggggggacgggCGACATATGGAACgggcgacatggctgcatatgggggggacgggcgacatggctgcatttgtggggggacatggctgcatttgtggggggacatggctgcatttgtggggggacggggggggacacattttaaaaaaagtatcggtacttgtactcggtcctaaaaaagtggtatcgggacaaccctaatgcttACATATTATACTTAAACAAAAACGCAAATATACACACAAGTTGATGTTCTAACCACGGTCAAACAGTTAATCTTGTAAACCACATTCATGAATTTAGCTGAAAGGAATTTGTGAACATTATTTCGATGAGAATTTCACATTTGTAAAAGTGTTGGAATGCATATGGCGGCATCGCACATGCGCACACCAGTGGGTAAGCCAAATGTGATGGGTCGCCATATGTGATGAAACACCACAAACAGCAATTCGGTCACTATGAGGTAAAACGGACCCCCATTTGTGGGCTTTCCTTCCTTGTTGAAtcactaaaacaggaagtgaaaggaaatctctccattggggATGAAGGGGCCCAGCTTTTCAAACGgtgccagaaatatgtagaatgcCAAGCTACACCAGAATGCCGTCTTGCAGCTTACCATTACTCACTGAACATTAGGGCAGAATGGGGACCACCTCCACCTTGGAGTCAGCTGCTTGGAGGCTACAAAAACCTGCCTTCCACAACACTGACACCAAGGAGAGAGCAAGTGAGCCACCCACTCCTACTGGATCTCCTTACCCTCCTCTCTGACTTCTAAGTCACTAGCCCATACCAAGCATGCACCAACTGCCTTTCCCAATCCACATGCATGTTCCGGTTTAGAACCTAAAGTTTTGGAGCAACAAACAGTTAATTACAGCCAGTGCCTACTGAAAAGAACACAGCGCTGTGGTATGTGTACATCTCTGAGCAGCTGCATGACTGTTAAACCAGCTTGATTGCTTGGTTCTACCACCCGCTCCCTAGTCCACACGAACAAACTCAAGTGTGATGCTGGTCATAAACAGCTTACATTTTGGCCAAATCCAGCTGAATATGTCATTATTCCAGCTGTGGGTGGGCCTATCAGAATCACCTTGCTCCATAAACATCAATTTTGTTCCAATTGACTTTTTGAAAGACAAGTGTCAGCCAAACAGTGGCTGTATCCAGACAGATGCAGACACTGTTAAAAAGGTGCCTGCTCAAAaatagccgggggggggggggggggatctttgtgtgtatggccaacttaagtCTTTATACAGACAAAATGCATTAGCAGCAACCCGAGTCCAACTACAGCAACCGCCCCCCTATTTTCCTCAGCAAGACCTTCTTGTATGAACACATACATAGTTATGTGATGTGTTACATGCAGAACAAACATACATGTTAGGGGGCAATATGAAGCCGCCTATACGAAAGTGCATTTTTATCAGCTATCCCCAAGTCAAGAGACACTGACAGCATCTACTTGCCAGtgttcttaaagaggaactgcagtctgcccaCATAATTGGTAATAAAAacctctttgccattctgaagcttccctccaaccactttgaatattttatatatactgcagaaatctccctccacttggtctggctgcaaccattttaactggtcagctgaagttgctgcctgttcacttcctggatttacacacacaCCTGCAGCTCTCGTTGGCCCTCttacaaccaacccccccccccccccccttcttggcAAAcgctcacaagagtgagagctgtgcatgatgtcaagtCTGggataatgaccagacaagaaacaggaagtgggctgtataaggtatttactggcagaaaaaaaaatctatccaaagttaaaacaagggcataagatttaatagatggagagttaaaaaaaaaaaaatacttaaaacatgcaaaaaattacaaaaaaatttggTATATAGTAATAAATTCAGacattactttttttactttggtTAGAAATTAAAACTTAAAATCTGACTGGCTGTAGGTGCCAATactaaaaacaatgaaaaaaagtaaCAGAAGTTCTTTCTCCAGtattgaaggttttttttttttttttgcattttgaatgCGAGATTTAGGGCGTACAATTAAGGGGTTGTTTACTAATGCAGACTTATTACATTTGAATGCAGCGCTACTCAAAGACATGCCTTTGAATGCAAAACCTGCTGAGCCTGTAATGTGAATATCAATAGGACTTACTGTAGCAAAAGAAACAGAAAGCAAAACGGGTCATATGGCCTCAGAATGGTCACCCATACTACACTATTAAAGTAAGGCTCGGTTTACATATATGCGAATCGGGTGAAGTTTTAACCATATCCGATTTGCACAACGTGAATCAGACTGGCTTtaaactgccaggtgttttttcaccttaaggcataggatgcattagggtgcataaacacaagcctttacaacccctttaacaaacagTAAGAGCTTTTAAAACAAGCTCTTGCTGACCCCCCTCACTGCATGCATGGTGAAAGAATTTGCAAAGATGACAGGCTTAGGGTTCAGTTGGCCTCATGCACATGGACATATTGGAGAATATAAAGTAAAATACACCCAGAAGCCACAGGCATATATAAGAAGGTCCAAGTGTAAACATTGGTGCAGATGCATGGCCCTGAATTTAGACTGTCCTTGCCTAGGGGCATATGTCTGAAAATGTAACTTAAGGAGGGAAGTATAAATAACCCTGTGACACTCCTACGCAGTGTGCACAGTCTCTTGTAACCAAAAATGACCTACAGAAAAAGGGGTTAGTGTAAAGATAAATAATCTGAACACAAGAAAATGTACACAGGTGCATCTGATCCACTTTCAGACCCTATTCACAGGGTTTGTGGCCCAATCCTGACatcctgtgtggggggggggggggggggggggttaggttaTGTGTTTGATGCGAGTGACAATGTTGTCTTTTTATGTGGTGATGGCTGTAGGAATATTCAAATTTAAGTACTTGTGCATTGTTacagattttcaataaagccatttttgtacttttaaccccttgatgccaATTTAGTCTATAGGTAACCGCCTTTTCTTGTGTCCTTTTTCTTTATGTCTAAAAGTTTGCCCAAGTTTAAGCTAGGAGTCGCGTATACCCACATACAGCTGTATCGTGCAATTCATTGTACATGAGGCTGTATGCAACACCAGTGGTTCCCAGGTGGTAAAATGCAACCCAATAAATCCATATATGAGCCCCAATAGCGCCTGCCAGACTGCCAAAATTCTGTtctccacagaaaaaaaaaaaatgagtaaagGAGATGCGATTCCATTGCCTCTTGTGAAATTGAAGATGAAGGTCTTCACAATGCCTTTAGATACAGAAGTGAATGAGACCTTTGTTAAAGCACTTTTACTGCTCAAATCAGAAAagattaaagtagaagtccagttTAAATCTATTTAGGCTTAAACCTGCTCCTATCCCCATTCTAAGCCCTATACTAATTAGCCGATAAAGGAATGATGTGTATATTTACCTAATGGTGCTCTGGGTTCGGTCACGTGATCAGCTTCCAGTGCCAGTTTCAGGGGAGAGAAGGGACAGCGGACATCCCAtgtctatgggtgacatcactgcccAGGCACTGCAGCTGTTGTCACTGCTTCCTCTGCACTAAAGCTGGCGACATCATGTGACTGGACCACTTTTAAAATAA
This window encodes:
- the GATC gene encoding glutamyl-tRNA(Gln) amidotransferase subunit C, mitochondrial, translating into MWVQKAAVRQWRTAGFVRLLSSQSKVPQNPTWRIEPEPQSQDSHVTPEVIDHLERLALVDFRNQEGVMRLQSAVNFANQLHSVNTDGIEPLVSVLEDRALYIRSDTVTSGSCSEKLLQNASSVVEDYFVAPPGNIPLPQKENNYVSSKGDD